In Terriglobus aquaticus, the genomic window ACCAGGATGCGCACCGGCCCATCCTCCGGCTGCGGCTCCAGCTCCAGGTGCGGCACCGGCCGCTTCCACTGGTAGGGCGACAGGTCCGGAACCGTGCCACGCATCACGTGCAGGCGCAAGGTCAGCGGCAGCGATACGGCCATCGTGGCAGCGCTGGCGCACATGGCAACCTTCACCGACGAATGTTCGGCAACGTAACCCCACACCACCGAACCGATCGCCAGCCCGCCCTGGAACACCATCTGGTACATGCCGAGAGCGCGCGCCTGCACCCACCCCGGCGCGTTCAACTGCACACTCACGTTTAGCGAGCTCATGGTGCACACCCACGCAAAGCCGCCTGCAATCAGAAACAGGATGATAGGCCAGGTGGTGCGCGCGAAGGCCAGCACCAGCAGCGTGCTGATGTACTGCGCGCTGGATGCCGCAAGAATCTGGTCATAGGTGAATCGTGCCCGCACCCTGGGCAGCAGAAACGCCGCAAGCACCGCGCCCAGCCCCATGGATCCGTTCAAAATGCCGTAGCCCAGCGCGCCCTGCCCCAGGTGACGGTGCGCAACCACCGCTAGCAGCGACCAGACCGCGGCCACTGAAAACGTGAACAGAAACGCGCGAACAAACGTCGCCTGCAGCACCGGCGAGTAGCGCAGGAACCGGAAGCCTGTTTCCACCGATCCCATCAGCCGTTCCGCTGGCAGCGCCGACCGGAACAGCGGCTGCCGCTTCCACACGTACAGCACCCAGATCACCGCCGCGAACGAGGCCGCGTTCAAGGCAAAGGTCCACCCAGCCCCGGTCGTTTCGTGGATGAAGGCTGCCATCAGCAGGCCGCCGAGCGCCGGACCCACCGCACGCGCCAGGTTGTTGCTGGCGCTGGCCAGCGCCACCGCATTCGGCAGTTCGCTACGCGGAATCAGCTCCGGCACAATCGCCTGCCAGGCAGGATTGTTCATCGCCGACCCGATATTCATCAGGAACGTGAGCAGCAACAACCACACCGGACCAATTACGCCCGTGAAGGCAAGTACCGCCAGCAGCGCCACCGCGGCCATTTGCCATGCCTGCCAGAACAGCAGCAGGCGGCGCCGGTCAAAGATGTCGGCGGTCGCTCCGGCAAAGATGCCGAGCAACAGCACTGGAGCGCTTGCCGCGGTTTGCATCAGCGCGATCAGCAGTGGCGATCCCGTGAGCGCGGTCATCAGCCACGTGCCGCTGGTGTCCTGCATCCACGTGCCTAGGTTTGACACGGTGGACGCGATCCAGCGATCGCGAAAAAGCGGATACCGCAGCGGAGCGAAACCGCTGGCCCGCGTCGTGGCGGGTGAAACAGACGGCGTTGCCTCCGGAGCGGATGGATTCGGCGAGATTGCAGCGGAACTCTGCCCCTGCTCCACGGTCTGATCGGAAGAGTTCACCACTCACAGGGTAGCAACCGGCTCCTACGGGTCAGCCCAGCCCCGCAAAGGCGCGAGAAGTGCGCGCTGCCTATTGACGAAGCAGGTCTGCCATCCTGCGACGCCATGCCCGCACCTGGGGAAAACACCAGGGACAAAGCATCGATCTATGTTCCATGTTCTTGCTGGGAGCGCGGGAGCCATGCACAACACGCCGGAGCAGATAGCGAGAGACCGGAACGTTCTTCGCGAACGGGCAAGCGGCAGTAACTTTGGATCGCAGCCACGGCTTGAACGGCCTGTGTTGCACGGGAACGTGGACCGGGTTCATCCACCGACGAACTTCCATTTCCCCTATTGGGTGAGCCGGCCCACACCGTACCAGGCCTGCGACGAGAACGGCCGCGAGCACTTCTGCGGAGGGGTTCTACAGGCCGATCAGGTCGTCTGGCTGCAGCAGCCCCTGCACGAGGCCAAAGCCTCGCGCCGCGTGATGGCGTTCACGCCGTCGGCTGGTCTCATCCGGCTGGAGTCTCGGCGCCTCGCCGGGATCCGCCGACCGGTCTGACCTTCGTTACCTTAAGCCAGACCTCGAACCCGCGCGTAAGGCGGCCAAGGCTGCCCAGCCCGCCGCGTCCGCTCCGGCCTTATTGGATCGGGCGCGCTTGCATCGCCAGCAGGGAATCGATCCGATGCGACACGGCCTGGAGCTCCGCGGAAGCCTGCCGCAGGTGCTCGCTTCCGCCACTGCGACACGCGCGGATGCCTGCTTCCAGATGCTGCTGAACCTCGTACAGAGGGAGCTGAACCTGTTCCAGCAGCGTGTCCAGCAGCGCCTGCGAGGTGCTGACAAACACTTCATGGTGCCAGCTCTCCTGTTCCGACAGGTTGAGAAATGCGCTTCCAACCAGGGTGGCAAGCACCAGCAGCGTTCTGTACTTCGACACGCCGATGATCCCCGCGTCGCTGTGGTTCAGGATCCAAAGCGTTCCCCGAAGCTTGCCCGCGGACCACGGCGCGGTGATCCCGTGGGCAAAGCTTTCGCCGCCGGATCCCGCCGGAAGCCAACTGTTGGGCACCTGGAACAGTTTCGGGCGGTCGTCCGCAATCGCCACCGCGCAGGCGCTCTGCGCACGTGGCACGTCGACACCAGATAGCGCCTCGCAGGTGCCAGACGCGACGACCACGGGCAGGCAGTCCGCCGGAACCAGCTCTCCATCACGCTCCATGCAGATGCCGGCGGCGTCCGCGCCGCACAGGTGCCGCGCCACGTCCGTCAGCGGCCGCAGGAGCCGCCCGGGGTCGGTGGCCATCCGGTTCGCCATAAACCGAAGCAGCGACAGGATGCTGGTGAGAGACGGATCCGAATCGAAGCTGGAGGTGGTGAGGTGCTCCTGAACTTCGCGCACAACGAAATGGGGGGTAGGTTCGCTGGGGAGGATTCGCATAGCACTTCCGTGGTATGCACGAAGACTTCCAGCGCGGCTTAGCGGGTTCTAATGTCGGGCGGTACCGCTCTCATCGTGTCGCAACGTGATTGAGCTCCAATTAGCAACGCGCGCTCCCGCTGCGCCAAAGCATCCCAACTGTATGGTTCGGTGTGCGAGAATCCCCAGATGGTTCCGCGCGCAGCCGCAAGACCCAAGCCCGGTCAACTCGCCCCGGAGGCGACGATGAGAGCTGGTGGACTTCCGTGGCCGCACGCGTCTCGAAACGAACCTACCCGCGGGCGTAACAAAGCATGACAGTCAACAATGGTCAGCAGCATCTCGCAGGTTCAGCCGTATCTCCCAAGGTAAAGCGGAGCCGCGAGCTTCAGGTAGCACTCGTGTTGCTTCTCTTCACGCTCTTCGGGGTGGTGCGGCACCTGCACTACACGGCCATTGGCGAAGACCTGTCTTCGTCCTATGTGGGCTGCCGCCTGCTGGCCGAAGGACAGGGCTCTCATCTGTATAGCCACGATCCCCAGGTCTTCAGCAAAGTCCTTGACCCCGTTTGGAACGAAACGGCGGACAGGGCGCAGTTTGCACCCCTTTCACGGCTTCATCCCTATGTTCAAACGCCGCTCTGGGCATGGTCGCTGGAACCCCTGTGCATGCACACGACGTTCCCGCAGTTCTGCGACGTGTTCCTGGTTCTGGTGATGCTCTCGCTTGCGGGCATGATCTGGCTGGTGGTGCGCTACTGGGCACCAAGCCTGTTCCACCCCGGCTGGGTCGCGTTGCTGTGCGTGGCCTGGATCCTGACCGAGCCGTTCAAATACGCTCTGTTCCTGACCCAGACGCACCCGCTCTACCTCTTCCTCACGGTGCTCGCGCTGGTTCTGGCGCGCCGCGGCTTCCCAGTGTGGGCGGGCATCTGCCTGGCCGTTGCCGCCGCTGTAAAGATCACGCCCGCTTTCCTGCTGCTGTACTGGCTGATGGTCCGGCAGCGCAGGGCGGCGGTGAGCTTTGTGGCGGCTTCAGCGGTGCTCACGATACTGATCGTGGTGACTACCGGGCCGTCGATGTTTTTTATGTACCTGCAGGAGTTGTCGTGGGTGTCGAACGTGCTGCTGGTCGCGTTCAACAACCAGTCGCTCGCCGCTTTCCTTGCCACGGTCATGCATCCCGAGCTGCGGAACGAGGTGATCGACTGGCGCATCCACGCGCTGGCGCCATGGGTCAAATGGATCTCCCTGCTGTTGAGCGTGGGCATCACCGTGCTGGGTGGATGGCTGGATCGTCGCAACGGCCTCATTGCTTTGCGACCGCACGGCGAGTCGGAACCGCCGCCATACGGGGCCGTGCTGGCGATGCTGGCAGCTACGCTGCTGGCACCCATCGCATGGAGCCACTACTACATCGTTCTGCTGGTGCCGGCGGCGTTGCTGCTGGACCAGAGAAGGGCGCAGCGCGCGCCGCTGTACCTGGCGTGTGCCGCTGCCATCTTCGTCCTGAACGTGTATCCGGTGGCCTACCGGGCTATCGCTAACCAGGCAAGTTCGTTTTCGATTCTGCGGGCTCAGTTCGATGCAGGCCTAATTGCGATGGGGGCCATGGTGCTGCTGAGCACGCAGGCGCGAGCTTTCGACCATGCGCGGAGTTCAGGCTGACGTACACTCCTTGCACCCCTAGCTGTCTCAGCCGCGGGCGCGCTCGTAGTGGAAGTGCAGTTCCTGCGCGCTTTGAACGGGCGTGCCGTTGCGTTTGGCTGGTTGGAAAGTCCAGGTCTGGACCTTGGCGAGGACCTCCTGGTCAATTGCCGGGGTGAGGCCTTCCATTAGTGTCAGCTTGGAGATCTTCCCCGCTTCGTCAATCACCGCTTCCAGAACAACGTCGCCCTGCTGCCCGGGAGAGAGGGTGCTGAGGTCCGGCTGCGGCGACGGGTAGAAGCGAACGAGCGCGATAGAGATGTCGCCCTGGCCCAGCCCGCTAAGCTGGCTGGAGCCGGTGCCTTTCTCCGCGCTGGTCTGGTCGGTGCTGGGCTTCGTCGTTGGGATGGGTGGCCTGGGCTTAGTCACGTTCGGCTTCTTCGCTTCCACGGGCCGCGTCGTCTGCGCGCGCTGGTCCGCCGCGGAGCCGGGGCTGTAATACGTGAGCAGGTGCAGACCGGATGCGGTGCCCGGAAGTTTGTAGGGCGCGATCGACGGGGCGTGCTGGATGGTGACCAACAATAGCGCGGCCGCGCTGAGGTGCGCTGCAAGGGAGAGAATCATTCCGCGCGGCTGTTGCATTGCTGCACACCTCCAGATGGGACAAGTATCTGACGATCTGGTATTGCATTGGTGAAATCTTGCCAGAGGCTTCGGATCGACCTCTTACAGGTGATTCAACCGACCAGTGACCCGAAGCGAAGCCAGCCGTGATGGCAGGCGTCGTGGAGGCTCCGCGTGAATCGGGAATGGCTCAACCGCCGAAGGTGAAGTTGACCGTGACGGTCGTCTCCACCTCGGTGGGTTCACCGTTCAGCAGGTAGGGGTGGTAGCGCCACTGGCGGACGGCGTCCAGTGCGCTGGCGCGCAGCATTTCTGGACCGGAGACGACCTGCAGGCCCTCGCTGGTGCCTGCCTTGGAGATGATTGCGCGCAGCACAACCGATCCGGAGACGTGTGCGGCCTTTGCGATTGCCGGGTAGGCAGGCGTTGTCTTGTTCAGCAGCGCACCGGCGGCGACGCCCGCCGAGATCGGGATGCGGGCCGGCTTCGGCTTCGGAGTGACAGGCGTGACCGCGACGGGGACGCTGGCGGTGTTCAGAGCGCTCATGACGCCGCCGTCGGAGCCGCTGCCGCCGCCCGTGGTTGAGCCCACGATGCCGGAGGTTGCGAATGTGGGTGGTGGCGGCTCGCGGTCGGTGCTGATCCTGGTTGGGATCTTGGGCGGCGCGACCATTGGGTTCAGCGGTGCGATGGTTTTGGCTGCTCGCACGGCCTGCACCGGTGCTGGTGGCGGGGCGGCGGGTGGTGGCGGCGGGGCGATCAGGGTTGCGGTGAGCGCGGTTCGGGGCAGCGCTTCCGGGTGCAGCAGAGGGATGAGGATGAGGGCGGTGAGGATGAGGAGGTTGAAGGCGAGCGTGGCAAACATCCAGTACCTGGACTTCGACTTCAGCTTGCCGGCGGACTCGACCAGCGCGGTTTCAAACACGATGCAGACTCAATTCTGCGAGAGCAGGTGAGGCTAAGTTCTAGACACCGTAAGGATTGCTGTTGTTCCCCCCTCCCCCTACTGTTCTAAGTTCTTCTCGCAGAAGAACTTAGGTGTAAGTTCTTCTTTCCATTCAGGTTCCGCGCCAAAATCAGAAAAGCCAGCCGGGATGGCTGGCTCTGGGCTCTGCTTCTATTTTAGTTGATCGGGGTAAATAGGGCGCCAACTCTATCTTGTTCGGATTGAAAGACTTGGATGAGGTGACGCTTGACAGGTTTCGGGCATAGCGGAATCGAAGTGCTAGTCGCAGCCGAGTCCTTCAAGGAAGGTCACGTCCTCGGTGATCTCGTGGGGTTGGACTTGAAGGTGATCCTGAATGACTGCTTTCAGGGTCAGCCAGACTTCAGGCGCAGTCCACGGCACCACTGCTGGATCAGGCTCAATGGGAAATTCGATTGTCTTGTGGAACATGCGCCGCGTGGATGAGCGAAAGCGAGAGAAGACGACCGTTGACGGCTCAATCTGCTTGGTCGGGATATAACCAAGTCCAAGTTTGTCGAGCACGAGTCGGTAGAGGTCGCCCACGGTTCTCACCTGCGCGCAATCGCTGTCCGGCAGCGAGATGCCGAACACCTCCTCCGTACGCAGGATGATCTCGATGGTGTCTAGGCCCATTCACGTGCAGGGTAGCAGGTGAAGGTGTGTGCCCCACGTCCGTTGCGGACGCGCTAGGTGGAGGGCATGACTCGAGGCTTAGTGCGGTGACACGTAAGAGAGACCTGCACTTCCTTACATTCAGTTGCTGGCAGAGCTCCCCTTCCTACACGACGCTTTCGCTCTTGCCGAAGAGGCGCTGGAGCGGGTGCGAGTTCGCTACAGAATGAATGTGGTCGGGTGTGTTTATGCCGGAGCATGTGCATCTGCTGGTGGATGAACCCGAGGTGGGCGTGTTAGGGGACGCGATCAAGATGTACAAGCTTTCGGTGACCCTGCGGCAAAAGAAACGACCTTTTTGCAGAAGCGGTACTACGACCGGAACCTTTGCACGCACGACGACATGGTTGAGGTGCTCCGGTATATCCATCGAAACCCGATCAAGCGTGGTTTGGTCGTGAAGCCTGAAGATTGGCGCTGGTCGAGTTACCGGAACTATGCGTTCGGAAAGACCGGCCGGGTTGGTGTGGATTCGAAGTGGGCCCGTGAGGAGCCTCGATGGAAGCCTGCAACTCCAGAGATTAAATCGGGCGATGGTGGCTCGTTTGAGATGTAGGGCGAAATCGGAGTACCGAACCCATGTCCGAAAATCCGGACATGGGGCACCCGGCACCCGGCGTGGTTTGGTCGTTGAGCCTGAGGATTGGTTCTGGTCGAGTTACCGGAACTATGCACTCGGAGAGACCGGCCGGGTTGGTGTGGATTCGAAGTGGGCCCGTGAGGAGCCTCGGTGGAAGCCGTCGATTCCGAGCCTTGATCTGAGTGAAGATGGGTCGTTTGAGATGTAGGTGGTATGGAGCTTCGAAGCCCATGTCCGAAAATCCGGACATGGGGCACTCTGCCCTGTCTGGTTTAATGCAGTGGAGGTTCAGGATCTCGACATGACGTTTCGAGCTCTCAATCACTTCGTCCCTGAGTTATACCTAAAGCGTTTCTCTGAAGATGGCATAAAGGTCTTCGAATACAGAACTGTCGTGAAACATGAGAAAGTTCCGATTTGGAATCCAGTGGCAATTCGGAAATTAGCAAGGCTAAAGCATTTGTATAGCTTCGTTGATGAAGATGCCGACGGCGTTATCGATAGGAGCGATCACCTCGAGAAGTTTTTCGACAGTCAGTTTGAGGCACCTGCTGAGGAGGCAATACAGAGGGCGGTTTGCGGTGATTGTATGACCCCAGATCATTGGCGCAAGCTCGCATGGTTTTTTGGACTGCAGCTACTTCGAACCCCGGCACACTACATACATACTCGCAATTGGTGGTCTTCAAATATGAAGCAAGCCACCGAATCTTATACCGAGGCTCTCAAACAGATGTTCCCTTCGTCTCCTCCGCCACCTGAGGTGCTGAGAGAGGTGGAAAAGCAGTTCCTAACAGAGCTCGGCATTCCTCTGACCGTCATCGATGAAAGTAAGCCCGATGAAAATCAGATTAGGTTGCGCTTCAACTCTGTTATCGGCCGTAGAGCGTGGCTCGTAGAGCTGAAGCGACAATTAGCCGCGAATGGAATAGCGAGAGGACTCGCAGATCATAAGTGGACCGTACTCCGTGCGCCCGCTGGCGAAATGTTTGTAACAAGCGACAGGCCTGCCGTAAACATCCACAAGGTGGGGCCGAAGAGTTGGGAGTTTGGAGCGGGGTGGTATCAGCCTGGAGCTGTGCTTTACATGCCTCTCAGTCCACATTGTCTGTTATTTACTCAGGTTGGCCAGCCCCGAATCTCACGAGACTTTGTACTCACGACCGAAAAGCTCCGAGAGGTAAATCGCACGATGGTAGCGGGAGCAATGCGCAGCATTCTTGCATTGCGGCCACTTGACTACGTAGAGGCAATTAGGCCCCGGCAAGTGAACTTTGAAAAAGCGACGCGAGAGGAGTTGGATTTTGCGAATTGGGATGAGGCACAGACGCTCGGCGATCTAAATCGATGATTTAAATCTTGCTGACGCGGTGGACTTCTCGGACGCCTGGGACTTGGCGAAGGTTTGTTGTTAGGCGGGTGAGGTGGCGTAGGTCGAGGGTTTCTACGACGAACTCTACATTGGCTGTGGTGCCGTCGGGGTTTTGCTGGGTGTCCACGGAGCGGATGTTGGTGTCGTCGTCGGAGATGGTGGCGGTGAGCTCCTTGAGCATGCCGGAGCGGTCTTCGCAGGTGACGACGATACGGACGGGGTAGCGGGTGGCGCGTTGCGCCGAGGGAGCAGGGCTCAGGGCAGAGGGAACAGGGTTCTTGCCGGTTCCCTGCTTGCCGGGTTTGCCAGAGGCGGCCGAGGCCGGGTTGGGATCGGTTCCCGCAGTGGAGCTTAGAGGGGTACCGTTCTTTTCCGCGTCGCGGGCGGCCTGGGCGGCGAGGTCTTCGGGGGTGGGGGACCATTCGACGTTGATGCGGCGGTCCGACTCGTAGAGCAGGTTCTGGACGTTGCTACAGGTGCGGGCGTGGACGGCGACGCCTTTGCCGCGGGTGACGTAGCCGATGATCTCTTCGCCACGGATGGGGTTACAACAGCGTGCGCGGTAGATGAGCAGGTCGTTCTGGCCCTCGACCTGGAGCGACTCGGTGCCCTTGGAGAAGTAGATACGGCGGGCGTCGTCGGTGAGTTTGCCGATCTGGTTGCCGGGCAGGCCGGCCTTGGCGGGGTCGAAGTTAGTGGGCTGGCCGGTGGTGTTCGTGGCAGCGCCGGAGTTCAACGTGGAAGAGCTTTGAGTGAGAGGTGAGCTCTCGGTTGCGGTCTCCGGCTGGGTGGTCGAGCCGGGGATGAGGCGGTTGAGGATCTGGCGCGAGGAGAGCTTGCCGAAGCCGATGGCGGAGAGCAGGTCGTTTTCGACGCCGTTGGGGCCGCCCAGGCCGTACTCGGTGGCGACGCGGGTGTAGTCGGCCTCGGTGGCTTTCTTGAGCGATGCGCCGAACTTGCGGGCTTCGCGCTCGAGCAGTTTGCGGCCGATTTCGATGGCGCGTTCGCGCTGGTGCTCGTTGAGCCAGTGCTTGATCTTGTTGCGGGCGCGGCTGGACTTGGTGAAGGTGAGCCAGTCGCGCGAGGGCGTGTGGCCGGCCTGGGTGGTGATCTCGACGATGTCGCCGTTGCGCAGGCGGTGGCGGAGCGGGACGATGCGGCCGTTG contains:
- a CDS encoding MFS transporter; this encodes MNSSDQTVEQGQSSAAISPNPSAPEATPSVSPATTRASGFAPLRYPLFRDRWIASTVSNLGTWMQDTSGTWLMTALTGSPLLIALMQTAASAPVLLLGIFAGATADIFDRRRLLLFWQAWQMAAVALLAVLAFTGVIGPVWLLLLTFLMNIGSAMNNPAWQAIVPELIPRSELPNAVALASASNNLARAVGPALGGLLMAAFIHETTGAGWTFALNAASFAAVIWVLYVWKRQPLFRSALPAERLMGSVETGFRFLRYSPVLQATFVRAFLFTFSVAAVWSLLAVVAHRHLGQGALGYGILNGSMGLGAVLAAFLLPRVRARFTYDQILAASSAQYISTLLVLAFARTTWPIILFLIAGGFAWVCTMSSLNVSVQLNAPGWVQARALGMYQMVFQGGLAIGSVVWGYVAEHSSVKVAMCASAATMAVSLPLTLRLHVMRGTVPDLSPYQWKRPVPHLELEPQPEDGPVRILVDYSVPTERYNEFVHAIHQLRDVRLRSGAIRWGVFRDGNDPERLEESFVMESWLEYLRSRERMTTADATLLQTVRSMHKGDESPRVTHQVYAKEVQAAS
- a CDS encoding energy transducer TonB, yielding MFETALVESAGKLKSKSRYWMFATLAFNLLILTALILIPLLHPEALPRTALTATLIAPPPPPAAPPPAPVQAVRAAKTIAPLNPMVAPPKIPTRISTDREPPPPTFATSGIVGSTTGGGSGSDGGVMSALNTASVPVAVTPVTPKPKPARIPISAGVAAGALLNKTTPAYPAIAKAAHVSGSVVLRAIISKAGTSEGLQVVSGPEMLRASALDAVRQWRYHPYLLNGEPTEVETTVTVNFTFGG
- a CDS encoding acyl carrier protein, which codes for MGLDTIEIILRTEEVFGISLPDSDCAQVRTVGDLYRLVLDKLGLGYIPTKQIEPSTVVFSRFRSSTRRMFHKTIEFPIEPDPAVVPWTAPEVWLTLKAVIQDHLQVQPHEITEDVTFLEGLGCD
- a CDS encoding energy transducer TonB, with translation MQQPRGMILSLAAHLSAAALLLVTIQHAPSIAPYKLPGTASGLHLLTYYSPGSAADQRAQTTRPVEAKKPNVTKPRPPIPTTKPSTDQTSAEKGTGSSQLSGLGQGDISIALVRFYPSPQPDLSTLSPGQQGDVVLEAVIDEAGKISKLTLMEGLTPAIDQEVLAKVQTWTFQPAKRNGTPVQSAQELHFHYERARG
- a CDS encoding DUF4238 domain-containing protein; this translates as MTFRALNHFVPELYLKRFSEDGIKVFEYRTVVKHEKVPIWNPVAIRKLARLKHLYSFVDEDADGVIDRSDHLEKFFDSQFEAPAEEAIQRAVCGDCMTPDHWRKLAWFFGLQLLRTPAHYIHTRNWWSSNMKQATESYTEALKQMFPSSPPPPEVLREVEKQFLTELGIPLTVIDESKPDENQIRLRFNSVIGRRAWLVELKRQLAANGIARGLADHKWTVLRAPAGEMFVTSDRPAVNIHKVGPKSWEFGAGWYQPGAVLYMPLSPHCLLFTQVGQPRISRDFVLTTEKLREVNRTMVAGAMRSILALRPLDYVEAIRPRQVNFEKATREELDFANWDEAQTLGDLNR
- a CDS encoding glycosyltransferase family 87 protein, whose product is MTVNNGQQHLAGSAVSPKVKRSRELQVALVLLLFTLFGVVRHLHYTAIGEDLSSSYVGCRLLAEGQGSHLYSHDPQVFSKVLDPVWNETADRAQFAPLSRLHPYVQTPLWAWSLEPLCMHTTFPQFCDVFLVLVMLSLAGMIWLVVRYWAPSLFHPGWVALLCVAWILTEPFKYALFLTQTHPLYLFLTVLALVLARRGFPVWAGICLAVAAAVKITPAFLLLYWLMVRQRRAAVSFVAASAVLTILIVVTTGPSMFFMYLQELSWVSNVLLVAFNNQSLAAFLATVMHPELRNEVIDWRIHALAPWVKWISLLLSVGITVLGGWLDRRNGLIALRPHGESEPPPYGAVLAMLAATLLAPIAWSHYYIVLLVPAALLLDQRRAQRAPLYLACAAAIFVLNVYPVAYRAIANQASSFSILRAQFDAGLIAMGAMVLLSTQARAFDHARSSG